One Candidatus Sulfurimonas baltica DNA segment encodes these proteins:
- a CDS encoding ABC transporter substrate-binding protein, with the protein MNEIFKKALLLLAGLVFAQSLVADEKIELKEHFLNKIDEVVLIVKDGSLSKDDRNGNIIKSLSPMFDFELMAKLSLGNTWKQLADNDKEKFINLYVERMKQSYSSKIDAYKDENVQVKEIQQSKSNRIALITDLVSKEEKLEIVYKFYKPKEKKSDKDIWLIYDVEILGVSILKADMAQFKEFLQTKSIGELMDVLAKRS; encoded by the coding sequence TTGGCTGGATTGGTGTTTGCACAGAGTTTGGTGGCAGATGAGAAAATAGAGCTTAAAGAGCATTTTTTAAACAAGATTGATGAAGTTGTTTTGATAGTCAAGGACGGTAGCTTATCAAAGGATGACAGAAACGGAAATATAATCAAATCATTATCACCTATGTTTGACTTTGAACTAATGGCAAAACTTAGTCTTGGAAACACATGGAAGCAACTAGCAGACAACGATAAAGAAAAGTTTATCAATCTTTATGTAGAGAGAATGAAACAATCATATTCATCTAAAATTGATGCTTATAAAGATGAAAATGTTCAAGTAAAAGAGATACAGCAGTCAAAAAGTAATAGAATAGCTTTGATAACAGACCTTGTAAGTAAAGAGGAGAAACTGGAGATTGTATATAAATTTTATAAACCTAAAGAGAAAAAAAGCGATAAAGATATCTGGCTGATTTATGATGTTGAAATCTTAGGAGTCAGTATTTTAAAAGCAGACATGGCACAATTCAAAGAGTTTTTACAAACGAAAAGTATAGGTGAACTTATGGATGTTTTGGCCAAAAGGTCGTAA
- a CDS encoding efflux RND transporter permease subunit: MLTSLYKNYLLKYPKVILLFMAVFVAIMALFAIKLEIDASAETLLLEGDKDLKYSREVSKRFKAPDFLVVTYSVEDDLLSDENINNIKLLSSQIKTLKIVESINSIVNVPLLQSPVRPVKELMKDIPTLESPNMDKALAKQEFLNSAIYKQNLVSEDFKTTALSVNLKRDEKYFNLIDDRDKFIKLKKQKVLTKAENENFKNASQELKNYRDIVREENHQSIVKIRDILTAFESKNKNVKLHLGGVDMIADDMVEFVKYDLKTFGFLIIGLLIVILYILLKKVQWVVIALFICTVSLIVTSGFLGLFGWEITVVSSNYISLQLIMNMSLVVHLIVRYKELNLENSNHTQMELALNTVLSMAKPSFFVVITTIAGFSSLVFSNILPVINFGWMMSVGIVVSLLMTFILFPIVLILFEKYKIQKSNQVEIPFTSKIAHVAYYHKKTVLIITLAIVAFSVTGASKLRVENSFIDYFKKDTQIYKGMVVIDQNLGGTTPLDVILTFKESSDEVKSVSINTKDSDIELDEFAGEFAESEEDKEQYWFTQSKMQKIREVHNYLDALEPIGKVLSLSTMGEVIKTLNDGKEADGVTLALLYKELPEKYKKIILSPYIDIENNQVRISTRIIDSMPNLQRDELIKKIDKDLNTMLNPKYEEHKVSNLLVMYNNMLQSLFESQIKTIGIVVVILFFMFLMLFKSLKIATIAIIANTIPVSVIFGFMGWMDIPLDMMTITIAAISIGIAVDDTIHYIYRYSLEYRETSNAKLSMFNSHASIGTAMFYTTTIIMTGFSILVLSNFIPTIYFGLLTMLAMFMAIVADLMLLPVLLLLFGI; the protein is encoded by the coding sequence ATGTTAACAAGCTTATATAAAAACTACCTTTTAAAATATCCAAAAGTTATTTTACTCTTTATGGCCGTGTTTGTAGCCATAATGGCACTCTTTGCAATTAAACTAGAGATTGATGCAAGTGCTGAAACATTACTTCTTGAAGGTGATAAGGACCTAAAATACTCAAGAGAAGTTTCAAAACGATTTAAAGCACCAGACTTTTTGGTTGTTACATATAGTGTTGAAGATGACCTGTTAAGTGATGAGAATATCAATAATATTAAATTGTTGAGTTCACAAATAAAAACTCTCAAAATAGTAGAATCTATAAATTCTATAGTAAATGTTCCACTTTTGCAATCTCCAGTTAGACCGGTTAAAGAGTTGATGAAAGATATTCCAACACTTGAATCTCCAAATATGGATAAGGCTTTGGCAAAGCAGGAGTTCTTAAATAGTGCAATATACAAACAAAACTTGGTAAGTGAAGATTTTAAGACTACGGCACTCTCTGTCAACCTAAAAAGAGATGAAAAGTATTTTAATCTAATAGATGACAGAGATAAATTTATAAAACTAAAAAAACAAAAAGTTTTAACAAAAGCCGAAAATGAGAACTTTAAAAATGCTTCGCAGGAACTAAAAAATTATAGAGATATTGTTAGAGAAGAGAACCATCAGTCAATAGTTAAAATCAGAGATATCTTAACCGCATTCGAATCAAAGAATAAAAATGTAAAGCTCCATCTGGGCGGAGTTGATATGATTGCTGATGATATGGTTGAGTTTGTAAAATATGATTTAAAAACATTTGGATTTTTGATAATCGGACTCTTAATAGTTATACTTTATATACTTCTTAAAAAGGTTCAGTGGGTTGTAATAGCACTCTTTATATGTACCGTGTCTCTGATCGTTACTAGTGGTTTTTTAGGTCTTTTTGGCTGGGAAATAACTGTTGTGTCATCAAACTATATCTCTCTTCAGTTGATTATGAACATGTCACTGGTAGTGCATCTAATTGTAAGGTATAAAGAACTCAATTTAGAAAATTCAAATCATACGCAAATGGAGTTAGCTTTAAATACAGTTCTTTCAATGGCAAAACCATCGTTTTTTGTTGTTATTACAACTATAGCTGGGTTTAGCTCTTTGGTGTTTAGCAATATTTTACCTGTTATTAATTTTGGCTGGATGATGAGTGTCGGTATAGTAGTGTCATTATTGATGACATTTATTCTTTTTCCTATTGTATTGATTTTATTTGAGAAGTACAAAATTCAAAAATCTAATCAAGTGGAGATTCCATTTACTAGTAAAATAGCACATGTGGCCTACTATCATAAAAAAACAGTACTTATTATTACGCTTGCTATTGTTGCCTTCTCCGTAACTGGAGCTAGTAAACTTAGGGTTGAGAATAGTTTTATAGACTATTTCAAGAAAGATACGCAGATATATAAAGGTATGGTTGTGATAGACCAAAATCTTGGAGGAACTACTCCACTTGATGTTATATTGACATTTAAAGAGAGTAGTGATGAAGTAAAGTCTGTTAGTATTAATACTAAAGACTCAGACATAGAATTAGATGAGTTTGCGGGCGAGTTTGCAGAGAGTGAAGAGGATAAAGAGCAGTATTGGTTCACTCAATCTAAGATGCAAAAGATAAGAGAGGTTCATAACTATCTTGACGCTCTTGAGCCAATAGGCAAGGTGCTATCGCTCTCTACTATGGGTGAAGTTATAAAAACTTTAAATGATGGTAAGGAAGCAGATGGTGTGACTTTAGCACTTCTTTATAAAGAGTTGCCAGAGAAGTATAAAAAAATTATTTTATCTCCTTATATAGATATAGAAAATAATCAGGTAAGAATAAGTACGAGGATAATTGACTCTATGCCAAATCTGCAAAGAGATGAATTAATCAAAAAAATAGATAAAGATTTAAACACTATGTTAAATCCGAAGTATGAAGAGCATAAAGTATCAAATCTTTTAGTTATGTACAATAATATGCTTCAGTCTCTTTTTGAGTCACAAATAAAGACTATAGGGATAGTTGTAGTAATCCTCTTTTTTATGTTTTTAATGCTGTTTAAAAGTCTGAAAATCGCAACAATAGCCATAATAGCAAACACTATCCCAGTAAGTGTAATATTTGGGTTTATGGGGTGGATGGATATACCTCTGGATATGATGACAATAACTATTGCAGCGATTAGTATAGGTATTGCGGTCGATGATACAATACACTATATTTACAGGTACTCTTTGGAGTATAGAGAAACAAGTAATGCTAAATTATCTATGTTTAACTCACATGCAAGTATAGGAACAGCAATGTTTTATACTACAACCATAATTATGACAGGATTTTCGATTTTGGTATTATCCAATTTTATTCCAACTATCTATTTTGGTTTATTAACTATGCTAGCTATGTTTATGGCAATTGTTGCAGATCTTATGTTGCTGCCTGTATTGCTTTTGCTTTTTGGTATTTAG
- a CDS encoding shikimate dehydrogenase: MKLFAIFGDPVSHSRSPLMHNSVFKNLKYPACYTRVYLKDGSKLKETFIALKLSGANITVPHKEAAYEACDEVRGFAKTVGVVNTIINENGRLIGYNTDADGFMFAIKEFGDVKSVLILGAGGTAKALASRFAQDNIDVTVLNRSASRLEYFKDLVSTCSTWDDFELKNYDLVVNTTSAGLKDEELPAPKDIIEKVLNNTSFVADAIYGKLTPFLKLAHEKNIIYKDGADMLLGQGVLANELFVNSELKTEDIKTYMSKSFKL, encoded by the coding sequence ATGAAGCTATTCGCTATATTTGGCGATCCGGTTTCTCACTCTAGATCTCCACTTATGCACAATTCTGTGTTTAAAAATCTAAAATATCCTGCCTGCTACACAAGAGTTTATCTTAAGGATGGCTCAAAACTAAAAGAGACTTTTATTGCTCTTAAGCTTAGCGGAGCTAATATTACTGTTCCTCATAAAGAGGCAGCATATGAAGCTTGTGACGAGGTTAGAGGGTTTGCAAAAACAGTAGGTGTTGTTAATACAATCATAAATGAAAATGGTAGGCTGATTGGATACAACACTGATGCAGACGGTTTTATGTTTGCTATAAAAGAATTTGGTGACGTTAAGAGTGTTTTAATTCTTGGTGCCGGAGGAACTGCAAAGGCACTAGCAAGCAGATTTGCACAAGACAATATTGATGTTACAGTTTTAAATCGAAGTGCTTCTAGACTTGAATATTTTAAGGATTTAGTCTCTACATGTAGCACTTGGGATGATTTTGAACTCAAAAATTATGACCTAGTTGTAAACACAACAAGTGCTGGATTAAAAGATGAAGAACTACCTGCTCCAAAAGATATAATTGAAAAAGTTTTAAATAATACATCTTTCGTTGCAGATGCTATATATGGAAAATTAACACCATTTTTAAAACTAGCACATGAAAAAAACATTATATACAAAGATGGTGCAGATATGCTTCTGGGCCAAGGTGTTTTAGCGAATGAACTTTTTGTAAATAGTGAATTAAAAACTGAAGATATTAAAACCTACATGTCAAAGAGCTTTAAACTCTAA
- a CDS encoding anthranilate synthase component I family protein, translating to MIYSKQFFQDQLAPIAVYAKLKSMFKDEISYLFESAGQSDGNYSFICIGARERLQYTNNQTIYTDANGASSIKDESPFSFLKNYYKNIDTTIYKKATTELKIGYVDGFIGYIGYDMVKVFEPKLNSSMDNLVDELNTPDLDLILPKIILVYSHKNHQLTLVSTIKEFAEKFDMIEDELKSSYEYIHMKKNIGNDKGTFAHSKEHFFKMVDDSKEMIKSGDVFQILMTNRFTRNIKVDPFSFYRILRTKNPSPYMFLMEYEDFNIVGSSPEVMVRLTNGKLLLRPIAGTRKRGNTKERDKELEIELLHDPKELSEHLMLIDLGRNDVSRVAKTGSVKVEDMMHIERFSHVMHIVSDVTAELDDDKDMFDLFMATFTAGTMTGAPKIRAMELIAQYEGLKRGFYSGSVGYFGFDGNMDSAITIRTAMVREDKVVLQAGAGVVADSQNELEYLEVKNKLGALVHSLEDLD from the coding sequence ATGATATATTCTAAACAATTTTTTCAAGACCAGTTAGCTCCTATTGCTGTTTATGCAAAACTAAAGAGTATGTTTAAAGATGAGATTTCTTATCTTTTTGAGAGTGCTGGACAAAGCGATGGAAATTATAGCTTTATCTGTATCGGTGCGAGAGAGCGACTTCAATACACAAACAACCAAACGATTTATACAGATGCAAATGGAGCTTCGTCAATCAAAGATGAATCACCTTTTTCTTTTTTAAAAAATTATTATAAAAATATAGACACAACAATATATAAAAAAGCCACTACAGAGTTAAAAATTGGCTACGTTGACGGTTTCATAGGTTATATCGGCTACGATATGGTTAAAGTGTTTGAACCAAAACTTAATTCAAGTATGGATAATTTAGTAGATGAGCTTAACACTCCTGATTTAGATCTTATCTTGCCAAAAATAATTTTAGTTTATTCACATAAAAACCATCAACTCACTCTAGTGAGCACTATAAAAGAGTTTGCTGAAAAGTTTGATATGATTGAAGATGAGCTTAAAAGCTCATATGAATATATTCATATGAAAAAAAATATTGGAAATGACAAAGGAACTTTTGCACACTCCAAAGAGCACTTCTTTAAAATGGTTGATGACTCCAAAGAGATGATAAAAAGTGGGGATGTTTTTCAGATTCTTATGACTAACCGCTTTACGAGAAATATAAAAGTTGATCCATTTAGTTTTTATAGAATTTTAAGAACTAAAAACCCATCTCCGTATATGTTTTTGATGGAATATGAAGATTTTAATATTGTTGGAAGTTCTCCCGAAGTTATGGTTAGACTTACTAATGGCAAACTTCTACTTCGCCCTATTGCTGGAACTCGTAAAAGAGGCAATACAAAAGAGAGAGACAAAGAACTTGAGATAGAGCTACTACATGATCCAAAAGAGCTATCTGAACATCTTATGCTGATTGATTTGGGAAGAAATGATGTTAGTAGAGTTGCTAAAACCGGAAGTGTAAAAGTTGAAGATATGATGCATATAGAGCGTTTTTCACATGTAATGCATATTGTATCAGACGTAACAGCAGAGCTAGATGATGACAAAGATATGTTTGATTTGTTTATGGCTACTTTTACTGCAGGAACTATGACTGGTGCTCCAAAAATTAGAGCTATGGAGCTTATAGCACAATATGAAGGTCTTAAAAGAGGCTTTTACAGTGGAAGTGTGGGTTACTTTGGATTTGATGGAAATATGGACAGTGCTATAACAATTAGAACAGCAATGGTTAGAGAGGATAAGGTTGTTCTCCAAGCTGGTGCCGGTGTTGTTGCTGATAGTCAAAATGAACTAGAGTATTTAGAAGTAAAAAATAAATTGGGTGCTCTTGTGCATTCTCTAGAAGATTTAGATTAA
- a CDS encoding SPOR domain-containing protein encodes MEEKNELNDIILNKGGGAGGNKKVILAVATLGVILIIVVLLMNTLTSNGTDNLPQAVLPPEPQKKQAKSIEEEPLFEEVKVVQDANQNNDSLDRIAQKLKEESNKENVSTIEKEVIKEVSEPKITKQERTKTAVKRAPEVKITSSQNYYIQVGSFSKYKPNKKFLDSITNKGFKYKFHEVTQNSKTLNKVLVGPFTSEKEAREALRTVRSSIEAGAFLIKI; translated from the coding sequence ATGGAAGAAAAAAATGAATTAAACGATATTATTTTAAACAAGGGCGGTGGTGCCGGAGGCAATAAAAAGGTTATTTTAGCAGTTGCTACTTTAGGAGTTATTTTAATTATAGTAGTTTTACTTATGAATACTTTAACATCAAATGGTACAGACAATCTTCCTCAAGCAGTACTTCCTCCTGAGCCACAAAAGAAACAAGCAAAATCTATAGAAGAAGAGCCTCTTTTTGAAGAGGTTAAAGTTGTGCAAGATGCTAATCAAAATAATGATTCCCTTGATAGAATTGCGCAAAAACTCAAAGAAGAGAGCAACAAAGAGAATGTTTCAACAATTGAGAAAGAGGTAATCAAAGAAGTTTCTGAACCAAAAATTACGAAACAAGAGAGAACAAAAACAGCAGTAAAAAGAGCTCCTGAAGTTAAAATCACATCTTCGCAAAATTACTATATTCAAGTTGGATCTTTTTCGAAATATAAGCCAAATAAAAAATTCTTGGATTCCATAACAAACAAAGGGTTTAAGTATAAGTTTCATGAGGTAACTCAAAATTCAAAAACATTAAATAAAGTTTTAGTAGGCCCATTTACGTCTGAAAAAGAAGCAAGAGAAGCACTTAGAACAGTGAGAAGTTCTATTGAAGCTGGTGCATTTTTAATTAAAATATAA
- a CDS encoding DUF1882 domain-containing protein, protein MTSMDLKLIKMVSSHYWLKKETVVDKLTFKGRTFYNKFEKVNSSLTQAVINQHLKGEITVAHSIVNSHGKVENIVIDYNGRDPERFYHKAQLLLREEGYINFTAYQTKTEGHLHVYIHKGHTTLQEAIQLGKMISMKLAAKQPKQWKMFPNDDTPDEYNILTLPYEVFAKERGASWSKHM, encoded by the coding sequence ATGACTTCTATGGATTTAAAACTTATAAAAATGGTAAGCAGCCACTACTGGCTTAAAAAAGAAACAGTAGTTGATAAGCTTACATTTAAAGGCCGCACTTTTTATAATAAATTTGAAAAGGTAAATTCATCTCTAACCCAAGCTGTTATTAACCAACATTTAAAAGGTGAAATAACCGTTGCTCATTCGATAGTTAACTCCCATGGTAAAGTTGAAAATATAGTAATTGACTATAATGGCAGAGACCCTGAGCGTTTTTACCATAAAGCACAACTTTTACTTCGTGAAGAGGGGTATATAAACTTTACAGCTTATCAAACTAAGACAGAGGGACATCTTCATGTTTACATTCATAAAGGGCATACAACTCTACAAGAAGCAATACAACTTGGAAAGATGATTTCTATGAAATTAGCTGCGAAACAGCCTAAGCAATGGAAAATGTTTCCAAATGATGATACACCGGATGAATATAATATTTTAACTTTACCATATGAAGTATTTGCTAAAGAGCGTGGAGCATCTTGGTCAAAACACATGTAG
- a CDS encoding serine hydroxymethyltransferase: MSFLKEYDSEIFDLCEKELERQTDHLEMIASENFTLPAVMEAMGSVFTNKYAEGYPGKRYYGGCEYADGVEQLAIDRACELFGCNYANVQPHSGSQANAAVYAALLKAGDKLLGMDLSHGGHLTHGSKPSFSGQNYHSFTYGVELDGRINYDRVMDIAQITKPKIIVCGASAYAREIDFKKFREIADAVGAILFADIAHIAGLVCAGEHPSPFPHAHVVTTTTHKTLAGPRGGLIMTNDEDIAKKMNSAIFPALQGGPLVHVIAAKAVGFKYNLSPEWKEYAKQVKANAKVLGEVMVKRGYDVVSGGTDNHLILVSFVGTEISGKDADIALGNAGITINKNTVPGETRSPFVTSGIRVGSPALTSRGMKEKEFEFIANKMADVLDDINNTQLQATIKEDLKALAQNFVIYNQATY; the protein is encoded by the coding sequence ATGAGTTTTTTAAAAGAATACGATAGTGAAATTTTTGATTTATGTGAAAAAGAGTTAGAGCGTCAAACTGACCATTTAGAGATGATTGCTTCTGAGAACTTTACACTTCCTGCTGTTATGGAAGCTATGGGTTCAGTTTTTACAAACAAGTATGCTGAGGGTTACCCTGGCAAGCGTTACTATGGTGGTTGTGAATATGCTGATGGTGTTGAACAGTTAGCAATTGACAGAGCATGTGAACTTTTTGGATGTAACTATGCTAATGTTCAACCACACTCAGGTTCTCAAGCAAATGCTGCAGTTTATGCTGCTCTTTTAAAAGCAGGTGACAAACTTTTAGGTATGGACTTAAGTCACGGTGGTCACTTAACGCACGGTTCAAAGCCAAGTTTTTCTGGTCAAAACTACCACTCTTTCACTTATGGTGTAGAGCTTGATGGTCGTATTAATTACGATAGAGTAATGGATATTGCTCAAATTACTAAACCTAAAATTATCGTTTGTGGTGCTTCTGCATACGCTCGTGAAATAGACTTCAAAAAATTCCGTGAAATAGCTGATGCTGTAGGTGCAATTTTATTTGCTGACATTGCTCACATTGCTGGTTTAGTATGCGCTGGTGAACACCCTAGCCCATTTCCACATGCACATGTTGTAACTACAACTACTCATAAAACTCTTGCTGGTCCAAGAGGTGGTTTAATTATGACTAATGACGAAGATATAGCTAAGAAAATGAACTCTGCTATCTTTCCTGCACTTCAAGGTGGACCACTTGTACATGTAATCGCTGCAAAAGCAGTTGGTTTCAAATACAACCTTTCACCAGAATGGAAAGAGTATGCTAAACAAGTAAAAGCGAATGCTAAAGTACTTGGCGAAGTTATGGTTAAAAGAGGTTATGATGTAGTTAGTGGCGGTACTGACAATCACTTAATCTTGGTATCTTTCGTTGGTACTGAAATAAGCGGTAAAGATGCAGACATAGCTTTAGGAAATGCTGGTATAACTATTAATAAGAATACTGTTCCAGGTGAGACAAGAAGTCCTTTTGTAACTTCAGGTATTAGAGTTGGCTCACCTGCTCTTACATCTCGTGGTATGAAAGAAAAAGAGTTTGAATTTATTGCAAACAAAATGGCAGATGTTTTGGATGATATTAATAATACACAGCTACAAGCTACTATAAAAGAGGATCTAAAAGCCTTAGCTCAAAATTTTGTAATATACAATCAAGCAACCTACTAA
- the lysS gene encoding lysine--tRNA ligase, translated as MVFDNKFIQQRIEKAELLKKAGYNPYSNDSKRNTTIEKYLNVNTDVADREGKRNENRHYIVSGRIKLLRIMGKASFIKIEDESGMLQIYVARDNLPEGFYNDIFKKNIEVGDIIEVNGYPFVTGQGELSLHADELKLLTKAISPLPEKFHGVTDKEIRYRKRYLDLIMNTEVRKTFKTRSKVISLTRRFFEDKGFLEVETPMMHPIAGGANAKPFVTHHNALGIDRFLRIAPELYLKRLIVGGFEAVFEINRNFRNEGMDATHNPEFTSIEFYWAYKTYKDLIAITKEYFKYLFEHLNLPTILPYGDLEINFELFTEIPLIESLSSIGNVPSDIVNNKEKIVEFLNSKNITVKPGINLGQLQGELFDEFVEAKLINPTFITEYPVEVSPLARRSDENPDITERFELFIAGREIANAFSELNDPVDQLQRFEAQGVAKDSGDDEAHEMDIDFVEALSYGMAPTAGQGIGIDRLVMLLTNEHSIRDVLLFPAMKPIHIEEKNKEDEE; from the coding sequence TTGGTTTTTGATAACAAATTTATACAACAAAGAATTGAAAAAGCAGAGTTGCTTAAAAAAGCTGGGTACAACCCATATTCTAACGACTCTAAAAGAAATACAACTATAGAAAAGTATTTAAATGTTAATACTGATGTTGCAGATAGAGAAGGTAAACGTAATGAAAACCGCCATTATATTGTTAGTGGACGTATAAAACTTCTTAGAATTATGGGTAAAGCTAGTTTTATAAAAATAGAAGATGAGAGTGGAATGTTGCAAATTTATGTTGCTCGAGACAATCTTCCTGAAGGCTTCTACAACGATATTTTTAAAAAAAATATCGAAGTTGGTGACATTATTGAAGTAAACGGCTATCCTTTTGTAACTGGACAAGGTGAATTATCTTTACATGCAGATGAGTTAAAACTTTTAACAAAAGCTATATCTCCTCTTCCAGAAAAATTTCATGGTGTCACAGACAAAGAGATTAGATATAGAAAAAGATACCTAGATCTAATTATGAACACTGAAGTTCGAAAAACCTTTAAAACTCGTTCAAAAGTTATATCTTTGACAAGACGTTTTTTTGAAGACAAAGGCTTTTTAGAAGTAGAAACGCCTATGATGCACCCAATTGCGGGCGGAGCAAATGCTAAACCTTTTGTAACTCATCATAATGCACTTGGTATAGACAGATTTTTAAGAATTGCTCCTGAACTTTATCTCAAAAGACTTATTGTTGGTGGATTTGAAGCTGTGTTTGAAATAAACCGCAACTTTAGAAATGAAGGTATGGATGCTACTCATAATCCAGAATTCACATCTATAGAGTTTTACTGGGCTTATAAGACTTATAAAGATTTAATTGCAATAACAAAAGAGTATTTTAAATATCTTTTCGAGCATTTAAATCTTCCTACAATACTACCTTATGGGGATTTAGAAATAAACTTTGAACTATTTACAGAAATTCCACTTATAGAATCACTATCTTCTATTGGTAATGTTCCATCAGATATAGTGAACAATAAAGAAAAAATCGTTGAATTTTTAAATAGTAAGAATATAACAGTTAAACCTGGTATAAATCTAGGACAGCTCCAAGGTGAACTGTTTGATGAATTTGTTGAAGCAAAACTTATTAATCCAACTTTCATAACTGAGTATCCGGTTGAAGTATCACCTCTTGCTCGTAGAAGTGATGAAAATCCAGATATTACTGAGAGATTTGAGCTTTTTATTGCAGGTCGTGAAATTGCCAATGCATTTAGTGAGTTAAATGACCCAGTTGACCAGTTGCAGCGTTTTGAGGCTCAAGGAGTTGCAAAAGATAGTGGTGATGATGAAGCACATGAAATGGATATAGATTTTGTTGAAGCTTTAAGCTATGGAATGGCACCAACGGCAGGACAAGGAATAGGAATAGATAGGCTAGTTATGTTATTGACAAATGAACATAGCATTAGAGATGTTTTATTGTTTCCAGCAATGAAACCAATCCATATAGAAGAAAAAAATAAAGAAGATGAGGAATAG
- a CDS encoding Fur family transcriptional regulator → MTDIITDFNDKTIEYKQLLNDFKALLKKNALKFTIQREIILETLYNSDEHLTPESLHHLMQEKFPDLKTGIATVYRTLSLLEDSNMVTSLSFGAQGKKYELGAKHHHDHLICTECGIITEFVDELIEQRQHKIAEELGFNMQDHSMQIYGICKNCQTK, encoded by the coding sequence ATGACAGATATAATTACTGACTTTAATGATAAAACGATTGAATATAAACAACTACTAAACGATTTCAAGGCACTTCTTAAAAAAAATGCTCTAAAATTCACAATTCAAAGAGAGATTATTTTAGAAACTCTCTACAATTCTGATGAACACTTAACACCAGAATCTCTTCATCATCTTATGCAAGAAAAATTTCCAGATTTAAAAACTGGAATTGCTACTGTTTATAGAACTCTATCTCTATTAGAAGATTCAAACATGGTTACATCTTTATCTTTTGGTGCTCAAGGAAAAAAGTATGAACTTGGCGCAAAACACCATCACGACCATCTTATATGTACAGAGTGCGGAATTATTACAGAGTTTGTAGATGAACTCATAGAGCAGAGGCAACATAAGATTGCTGAAGAACTTGGTTTCAATATGCAAGACCACTCAATGCAGATTTATGGAATCTGCAAAAACTGTCAAACTAAATAA
- a CDS encoding CvpA family protein codes for MEFNYFDIIISTIILFLGLKGILNGFFKELFGLLGIIGGIFVASRVGDTVGQRISDLIFKFESSAAINFTGFLVTLAIFWLFMVAIGFIFKKLSSVSGLGIFDKILGFFFGASKFFFIVAVIAYAIYNIKAMRTSIDSVMKNSFMFPILVETGSIIMKLDPVNISNDINMTIDKTIENSTLSIVENVKDKIKENLEQNSSIKEDNK; via the coding sequence ATGGAATTTAACTATTTTGATATTATTATTTCAACAATAATACTTTTTTTGGGACTAAAAGGGATTTTAAATGGATTTTTTAAAGAACTATTTGGATTACTTGGCATTATAGGTGGTATATTTGTAGCTTCTCGTGTTGGAGACACTGTTGGACAACGTATTAGTGACCTAATATTTAAATTTGAAAGCAGTGCTGCCATAAACTTTACAGGTTTTTTAGTTACTCTAGCTATATTTTGGCTGTTTATGGTAGCTATTGGTTTTATATTTAAAAAATTAAGCTCTGTGAGTGGATTGGGAATTTTTGATAAAATATTAGGTTTTTTCTTTGGTGCAAGTAAATTTTTCTTTATAGTAGCAGTTATAGCTTATGCTATATACAATATAAAAGCTATGAGAACAAGTATAGACTCGGTTATGAAAAACAGTTTTATGTTTCCAATACTTGTTGAAACAGGTAGCATTATTATGAAGCTTGATCCTGTCAATATATCTAATGATATAAATATGACAATAGATAAAACTATAGAAAATTCAACACTTAGCATTGTAGAAAATGTAAAAGATAAAATAAAAGAAAATCTAGAACAAAATTCATCCATCAAGGAAGACAATAAATAA